One genomic window of Evansella cellulosilytica DSM 2522 includes the following:
- a CDS encoding protein kinase domain-containing protein, translating into MIRTVKVDDVIFSLKEVESFDWLKGVGKVFRVFSEQDSGNLCFGVMDGGVKKFVKYAGAKTVNYEGKREDAIARLKKCIPIYEQLKHDSLVNLIDHFEVENGYALVFDWFEGESLHSPGDFPPPHKYKHPDSPYYRFKQMPVKLRLKSLNTIFQFHIHVEKNKYVAIDFYDGSILYDFKNNQTKICDIDFYEKKPYVNEMGRLWGSKRFMSPEEFQLGAAIDEKTNVFNMGAVAFALLGGELDRSYSKWEGSKALYAIAKKAVEQEKHNRYTSVEAFYNAWISECGLD; encoded by the coding sequence ATGATAAGAACCGTAAAAGTAGATGATGTTATTTTTTCATTAAAGGAAGTAGAGTCTTTCGATTGGTTAAAAGGTGTAGGTAAAGTGTTTCGCGTTTTTTCAGAACAAGATTCAGGAAATTTATGCTTTGGTGTTATGGATGGTGGAGTGAAAAAGTTTGTTAAGTATGCAGGAGCAAAAACCGTCAATTATGAAGGGAAAAGAGAGGATGCTATCGCAAGACTTAAAAAATGTATTCCTATATACGAGCAATTAAAGCATGATAGTTTAGTCAATTTAATAGATCACTTTGAGGTTGAAAATGGATATGCGCTCGTTTTTGATTGGTTTGAAGGAGAAAGTCTCCATTCTCCTGGGGATTTTCCACCACCACATAAATATAAACATCCAGATTCTCCATACTATCGTTTTAAGCAAATGCCTGTTAAATTACGATTAAAGTCACTAAATACGATTTTTCAATTTCATATTCATGTTGAAAAAAACAAATATGTTGCAATTGATTTTTACGACGGTAGTATCCTTTATGATTTTAAAAATAACCAGACAAAAATATGTGACATTGATTTTTATGAAAAGAAGCCTTATGTCAATGAAATGGGGAGGCTTTGGGGATCAAAAAGGTTTATGTCGCCTGAAGAATTTCAATTGGGAGCGGCCATTGATGAGAAAACGAATGTATTTAACATGGGTGCTGTAGCATTTGCATTATTAGGGGGAGAGCTTGATCGTTCCTATTCTAAGTGGGAAGGAAGTAAAGCGTTATATGCTATAGCAAAAAAGGCAGTTGAACAGGAAAAACATAATCGGTACACATCAGTTGAGGCGTTTTATAATGCCTGGATAAGTGAGTGTGGTCTGGACTGA
- a CDS encoding tetraprenyl-beta-curcumene synthase family protein → MKIPTSSWTLMFHVYKFVLPKVHEYLQFWKKKAQEIPNEELRKQALASIESKTFHCEGGSIYGILAKERRDEVIEFVVAYQTISDYLDNLCDRSTSLDPNDFRALHESMPDALTPGAEVKDYYRFREEKDDGGYLESLVKTCQKCISKFPSYKVVKEANIHLANLYSDLQVHKHVKKEERVPRLEKWFAEFEKEVPPMTWYEFSASTGSTLGIFCLTAYSTYENFTEEKALKVKEGYFPWVQGLHILMDYFIDQEEDRLGGDLNFCFYYKDEEEMMDRLVHFFRQADKSIRDLPDWKFHRLINNGLLAIYLADEKVKQDPHLRKQGHRFIRSGGAPTMFFYVNGWLYRRASGT, encoded by the coding sequence ATGAAAATTCCAACCTCCTCATGGACATTAATGTTCCATGTGTATAAATTTGTTTTACCAAAAGTCCATGAATATTTACAATTCTGGAAAAAGAAAGCACAGGAAATTCCTAATGAAGAATTAAGGAAGCAGGCGTTAGCTAGCATTGAATCAAAAACCTTTCACTGTGAGGGTGGCTCTATTTACGGAATATTGGCAAAAGAAAGAAGAGATGAAGTAATTGAATTTGTAGTAGCATATCAAACGATAAGTGATTATTTAGATAACTTATGTGACCGAAGTACGTCTCTTGATCCAAATGATTTTCGTGCATTACATGAGTCGATGCCAGATGCACTGACTCCTGGAGCAGAAGTGAAGGATTACTATCGTTTCCGTGAAGAAAAAGATGACGGCGGCTATTTAGAAAGTCTTGTGAAAACTTGTCAAAAATGTATTAGTAAATTTCCAAGCTACAAAGTCGTAAAAGAGGCGAATATACATTTAGCCAATTTATATAGTGATCTCCAAGTACATAAGCATGTGAAAAAGGAAGAACGTGTTCCACGATTAGAAAAATGGTTTGCAGAATTTGAAAAGGAAGTCCCACCAATGACGTGGTATGAGTTTTCGGCTAGCACAGGGTCAACGCTAGGTATTTTCTGCTTAACCGCTTACTCTACATATGAAAACTTTACAGAAGAAAAGGCTTTGAAAGTGAAGGAAGGATATTTTCCTTGGGTACAAGGCTTACATATTTTAATGGATTATTTTATAGATCAAGAAGAGGACCGACTTGGTGGAGATTTAAACTTTTGTTTTTATTATAAAGATGAAGAGGAAATGATGGACAGGCTCGTTCACTTTTTCCGTCAAGCAGATAAGAGTATTCGCGACTTGCCAGATTGGAAATTTCATAGATTGATCAATAATGGCTTACTAGCCATCTATTTAGCAGACGAAAAGGTAAAACAAGATCCGCATCTTCGTAAACAAGGGCATCGCTTTATCCGCAGTGGAGGAGCACCAACGATGTTCTTCTATGTGAACGGTTGGCTTTATCGAAGAGCTAGTGGTACGTAA
- a CDS encoding alpha/beta fold hydrolase translates to MWKWEVEKPKGVFVIVHGAGEYHVRYKWVREQLNKLQYNVIQGDLPGQGTTTGPRGHINSFHDYIQVVKKWLNEATKYDVPIILLGHSMGSLISIHTLMSLQKAALPHAVVLSSPCLGLVNEPDFNKKVAAHILNVVYPSFRFPSGLVPGSGTRDEWMRSRDKHDDKLIKKVSVRWYRELDKAMTNAIENVNEFPDVPLLVTQAGGDLITNKHKAKEWFDRLPISNKYYKEWDHLYHEVLNEPERHKVLAHLIGFVTLQRS, encoded by the coding sequence ATGTGGAAATGGGAAGTTGAAAAGCCTAAAGGTGTTTTTGTTATCGTGCATGGAGCTGGTGAATATCATGTACGCTATAAATGGGTGAGAGAACAATTGAACAAGCTCCAATACAATGTCATACAAGGAGATTTGCCTGGCCAAGGGACGACAACTGGACCAAGAGGCCATATTAACTCCTTTCATGACTACATCCAAGTCGTAAAAAAATGGTTAAATGAAGCAACAAAGTATGATGTGCCAATCATATTACTTGGACATAGTATGGGATCACTGATTTCTATTCACACGTTGATGTCGTTACAAAAAGCTGCTTTGCCACATGCTGTAGTATTATCATCCCCGTGCTTAGGATTAGTGAATGAACCTGACTTTAATAAAAAAGTTGCTGCTCATATTTTAAATGTTGTTTATCCAAGCTTTCGGTTTCCATCTGGATTAGTACCAGGATCAGGCACTAGAGATGAGTGGATGCGAAGTCGTGATAAGCATGACGATAAGCTAATCAAAAAGGTGAGTGTTCGCTGGTACCGAGAATTAGACAAGGCGATGACAAATGCGATTGAGAATGTAAATGAATTTCCGGATGTACCTCTTTTAGTAACACAAGCTGGAGGAGACTTAATTACGAATAAACATAAGGCGAAGGAATGGTTCGACCGTTTACCTATATCAAATAAATACTATAAAGAATGGGATCATTTATATCACGAAGTATTAAACGAGCCTGAGCGCCATAAAGTATTAGCTCACTTGATAGGGTTTGTAACATTACAGCGATCATGA
- a CDS encoding gamma carbonic anhydrase family protein, which translates to MIYPYRDKSPEIDDSVFIADGAVVTGDVSIGEKSSVWFNTVIRGDVAPTIIGKNVNIQDNSVLHQSPNNPLILEDGVTIGHQCTLHSSVIRKHALIGMGSIILDGAEIGEGAFIGAGSLVPQGKKIPPRSLAFGRPAKVVRKLSDNDMMDMDRIRREYVEKGQYYKGLKD; encoded by the coding sequence ATGATTTACCCATATAGAGATAAATCTCCAGAAATAGATGACTCTGTATTTATTGCTGATGGAGCAGTAGTTACTGGGGATGTATCAATCGGAGAAAAATCAAGCGTTTGGTTTAATACTGTAATCCGAGGAGATGTGGCACCCACAATTATTGGTAAGAACGTGAACATACAAGATAATAGCGTATTGCATCAAAGTCCAAATAACCCACTTATTCTTGAAGATGGTGTTACTATTGGACATCAATGCACGTTACATAGTAGCGTCATAAGAAAGCATGCACTAATCGGAATGGGTTCAATCATTTTAGATGGCGCGGAAATTGGAGAAGGTGCTTTTATAGGGGCTGGAAGTCTCGTCCCACAAGGGAAAAAAATCCCTCCTCGATCACTAGCATTTGGCCGCCCAGCAAAAGTGGTCAGAAAATTATCAGACAACGACATGATGGATATGGACAGAATTAGAAGAGAATACGTAGAAAAAGGACAATATTATAAAGGACTCAAAGACTAA
- a CDS encoding phosphatase PAP2 family protein: MEKARYWFYEQDCSIFRLINRAEQESFYHRIMGMITHLGGARFTILFCVITLIFFQNELKAIAIISSLSLACSHALAIMIKKIVPRLRPYLAINYSYVAKNPLKDSSFPSGHTTAIFSLLLPYMFFANILIPILLPIAILVAISRITIGLHYPSDVIAGAFLGFITVISIMYVYPF, encoded by the coding sequence GTGGAAAAAGCCCGTTACTGGTTTTACGAACAAGATTGTTCAATCTTTCGTCTTATTAACCGTGCAGAACAAGAGTCCTTTTACCATCGAATCATGGGAATGATTACTCATTTAGGTGGTGCACGATTTACAATACTTTTTTGCGTTATTACACTTATCTTCTTTCAAAACGAATTAAAAGCTATTGCCATTATTTCATCTTTATCTTTAGCTTGTAGCCATGCCCTGGCAATCATGATTAAAAAAATTGTCCCAAGACTTCGCCCATACCTAGCTATAAATTATTCTTATGTTGCGAAAAACCCTTTAAAGGATTCATCTTTTCCATCTGGGCATACGACAGCTATTTTTTCATTACTCTTACCTTACATGTTTTTTGCTAACATCTTAATACCTATATTACTCCCTATTGCAATACTAGTTGCCATTTCAAGAATTACGATCGGATTACATTATCCATCTGATGTTATTGCTGGTGCATTTCTAGGTTTTATTACCGTTATTAGCATCATGTATGTTTACCCTTTTTAA
- a CDS encoding glycosyltransferase family 4 protein: MRIALFSDTFTPQVNGVSKTMNRLVHYLGKEKIDYDIFVPELNDDESLFNGNVHRFASLPFILYPECRIALPNVLTIRQRLHALQPELIHIATPFNMGLCGLHYSNKYHVPFVASYHTHFDHYLHYYKLGFMLPWIWKYQQWFHRDAKRVFVPSKETMSHLEKKGFQHLSLWQRGVDCDLFHPNYDPKYFRQKYSINKKYILLYVGRLAPEKDLHILSEVISNMPSHQKELIQWVFVGEGPMKDELKEKHRDDVIFTGYLDGEELASAYSSADLFVFPSTSETFGNVVLESLASGTPAIVSNSGGVKEIVTNGETGMICPGKKADAFLKSITTILFTQDLNKKMSLKARAYAKTQSWNHIFSNLVSEYEQVIYENEQRSNRIAQ; the protein is encoded by the coding sequence ATGCGTATTGCTTTATTCTCTGATACTTTCACTCCTCAAGTAAATGGCGTTTCTAAAACAATGAATCGATTAGTTCATTATTTAGGAAAGGAAAAGATTGATTATGATATTTTTGTTCCTGAACTAAATGACGATGAATCGCTATTTAACGGAAATGTACACCGATTTGCCAGTTTACCTTTTATCCTCTACCCAGAATGCAGAATAGCACTCCCTAACGTATTAACAATTCGACAACGGCTACATGCTTTACAGCCAGAGCTTATCCATATTGCTACTCCATTTAATATGGGGCTATGTGGTTTACACTATTCCAACAAATATCACGTACCTTTTGTTGCTTCCTACCATACACATTTTGATCATTACCTACACTACTATAAATTGGGCTTTATGCTCCCCTGGATTTGGAAATATCAGCAATGGTTTCATCGTGATGCAAAAAGAGTTTTTGTTCCTTCTAAAGAAACAATGTCTCATTTAGAAAAAAAGGGATTTCAACATTTATCACTGTGGCAAAGAGGTGTTGATTGCGATTTATTTCATCCTAATTACGATCCTAAATATTTCCGGCAGAAGTACAGTATTAACAAAAAATATATACTACTTTACGTTGGGAGACTTGCACCTGAAAAGGATCTTCACATTCTTTCTGAAGTCATTTCAAATATGCCATCACATCAAAAAGAACTGATTCAATGGGTATTCGTTGGAGAGGGTCCGATGAAGGATGAATTAAAAGAAAAGCATAGGGATGATGTTATATTTACTGGCTATTTAGATGGAGAAGAACTTGCAAGTGCGTATTCGTCTGCCGATTTATTTGTTTTCCCTTCGACATCAGAAACATTTGGGAATGTCGTATTAGAATCTCTTGCTTCAGGTACACCAGCCATCGTTTCTAATAGCGGTGGAGTAAAAGAGATCGTGACAAACGGAGAAACTGGAATGATATGTCCTGGGAAAAAAGCAGATGCATTTCTAAAAAGCATTACGACTATATTATTTACGCAGGATTTAAATAAAAAAATGAGTTTGAAAGCAAGAGCGTACGCTAAAACACAATCATGGAATCATATATTTTCTAACTTAGTGAGTGAGTACGAGCAAGTTATATATGAAAACGAACAGAGGTCTAATCGTATTGCACAATAA
- the metK gene encoding methionine adenosyltransferase, whose amino-acid sequence MSVKRRLFTSESVTEGHPDKICDQISDAILDEIMKNDPNARVACETSVNTGLVLVAGEISTSTYVDIPKIVRETVKGIGYTRAKYGFDYETCAVLTSIDEQSPDIAQGVDQALEAREGQMSDSEIEAIGAGDQGLMFGYADNQTPELMPLPISLSHKLARRLSEVRKDGTVGYLRPDGKTQVTVEYDENDQPVHIDTIVISTQHHPEITNEQIVADLKEHVIKPIVPAQLIDEKTKYFINPTGRFVIGGPQGDAGLTGRKIIVDTYGGYARHGGGAFSGKDATKVDRSAAYAARYVAKNIVAAGLADRCEVQLAYAIGVAQPVSIAIDTFGTGSVSEEVLVEVVRNNFDLRPAGIINMLDLRRPIYKQTAAYGHFGRTDVDLPWEKTDKAASLKEQALNSAAK is encoded by the coding sequence GTGTCAGTAAAACGTCGTTTATTTACATCTGAATCTGTAACAGAAGGGCATCCTGATAAGATTTGTGACCAAATTTCTGATGCCATCCTAGACGAAATTATGAAAAATGACCCAAACGCAAGGGTAGCGTGTGAAACATCTGTAAACACGGGGCTAGTATTAGTAGCGGGGGAAATTAGTACATCAACTTATGTAGATATACCTAAGATTGTAAGAGAAACAGTGAAAGGTATTGGGTACACAAGAGCGAAATATGGTTTCGATTACGAAACTTGTGCTGTATTAACTTCTATTGATGAGCAATCACCGGATATTGCACAAGGTGTTGATCAAGCGTTAGAAGCTCGTGAAGGCCAAATGAGTGATAGTGAAATTGAAGCGATCGGAGCTGGAGACCAAGGTTTAATGTTTGGTTATGCTGATAACCAAACGCCTGAATTAATGCCACTGCCTATTTCTCTTTCGCATAAATTAGCGAGACGACTTAGTGAAGTAAGGAAAGACGGTACAGTTGGCTATTTACGCCCTGACGGAAAAACCCAAGTAACAGTTGAGTATGATGAGAACGATCAGCCAGTTCATATCGATACAATCGTCATTTCAACACAACACCACCCTGAAATAACAAATGAACAAATTGTTGCTGATCTAAAAGAGCATGTCATTAAACCGATTGTGCCAGCTCAATTAATAGATGAGAAAACAAAATATTTTATTAATCCAACAGGCAGATTTGTCATTGGTGGACCACAGGGAGATGCAGGGTTAACTGGAAGAAAAATTATTGTTGATACTTATGGCGGCTATGCTCGCCATGGAGGTGGAGCATTCTCTGGTAAAGACGCAACAAAGGTTGACCGCTCTGCTGCCTATGCAGCTCGTTATGTAGCAAAGAATATTGTTGCTGCTGGTCTAGCAGATCGATGTGAAGTACAACTTGCATACGCGATTGGTGTAGCGCAACCAGTTTCTATTGCAATTGATACGTTTGGTACTGGTTCTGTTTCGGAAGAAGTACTAGTAGAAGTTGTCCGCAACAACTTTGATTTGCGTCCTGCCGGCATCATCAATATGTTAGATTTACGCCGTCCAATTTATAAGCAAACGGCAGCTTACGGCCACTTTGGAAGAACAGATGTAGATCTACCTTGGGAAAAAACGGATAAAGCTGCTTCTTTAAAAGAACAAGCATTAAATAGTGCTGCAAAATAA
- a CDS encoding ABC transporter substrate-binding protein — MKFMKYGFLSLIFLLGVSLFVGCSSDEETTEIRLAEVTRSIFYAPLYVAISEGFFEEEGIEIDLTTTWGGDTTMTTLLSDGADVALVGAETSIYVYAQGANDPAINFAQLTQTDGTFLVSREPVEDFEWDDLKGSTFLGQRAGGMPQMVGEYVLKQNGIEPHEDLELIQNIDFGNIPSAFASGTGDYVQLFEPQATQFEEDGIGYIIDSFGTQSGNVPYTVFMSKQSYLEENEEALESFTRAIYKAQQWVQEQPEEVVAESIVDFFEDTSLETIEQVIERYRDQGSYAETPILDEDGWYLLQEMMDESGELPMDVPYEDLVNTDIPNQIVNE, encoded by the coding sequence ATGAAATTCATGAAATACGGGTTCCTTTCACTTATATTCCTTTTAGGAGTTTCTCTTTTCGTCGGTTGTAGTTCAGATGAAGAAACAACAGAAATTCGTTTAGCAGAGGTTACAAGGTCTATCTTTTATGCTCCCCTTTATGTAGCGATTTCAGAAGGGTTTTTTGAGGAAGAAGGCATTGAAATTGATTTAACAACTACTTGGGGTGGAGACACGACAATGACAACATTATTGTCAGATGGTGCTGATGTTGCATTAGTTGGTGCAGAAACATCTATTTACGTGTATGCACAAGGTGCTAATGATCCAGCTATAAACTTCGCTCAGCTGACACAGACTGATGGTACTTTTTTAGTATCACGTGAGCCAGTAGAAGATTTTGAATGGGATGATTTAAAAGGAAGTACTTTCTTAGGGCAACGCGCTGGTGGTATGCCACAAATGGTAGGTGAATACGTCCTTAAACAAAATGGTATTGAGCCACATGAGGATTTAGAGCTTATTCAAAATATAGATTTTGGAAATATACCTTCAGCATTCGCTTCTGGAACGGGCGATTATGTACAATTGTTTGAACCACAAGCGACACAATTTGAAGAGGACGGTATAGGGTATATTATCGATTCTTTCGGTACACAATCCGGAAATGTTCCTTATACAGTGTTTATGTCAAAACAGAGCTATTTAGAGGAAAATGAAGAAGCTTTAGAAAGCTTTACTAGAGCAATATATAAAGCACAGCAGTGGGTTCAAGAACAGCCAGAAGAGGTTGTTGCAGAGTCAATAGTAGATTTCTTTGAAGACACTTCTTTAGAAACAATTGAACAAGTGATTGAACGTTATAGAGATCAGGGATCTTATGCAGAAACGCCAATTTTAGATGAAGATGGTTGGTATTTATTACAAGAAATGATGGATGAGTCTGGTGAGTTACCAATGGATGTACCATATGAGGATTTAGTCAATACAGATATACCAAATCAAATAGTGAATGAATAA
- a CDS encoding ABC transporter ATP-binding protein has protein sequence MSFLQLEKVEKTFFSKDSMTEAIKDINFAVNEGEFISLIGPSGCGKSTILSLISGLIRPTSGNVLLDGKEIKKPTPETGYMLQQDYLFPWLTIEENITIGLKTMGKLTEDKKKHAKYLLNEMGLAETAKQYPSELSGGMRQRVALVRMLSTQPKLLLLDEPFSALDYQTKLKLEDLVFSTIKEHKKTAILVTHDIGEAIAMSDRVILIGHSPGQIKNVFKIPNQLSTKLPFDVRNHSLYNEWFQEVWKELESLEQT, from the coding sequence ATGTCATTTTTACAACTAGAGAAAGTGGAAAAAACATTTTTTTCAAAGGATTCAATGACTGAAGCAATTAAGGATATAAATTTTGCGGTGAACGAAGGAGAGTTTATTTCTTTAATAGGTCCTAGTGGTTGTGGTAAATCAACAATACTTTCACTCATCTCTGGTTTAATTCGACCAACAAGCGGTAACGTTTTGCTTGATGGAAAAGAAATAAAAAAGCCTACACCGGAAACTGGATATATGCTTCAGCAAGATTATTTGTTTCCTTGGCTAACAATAGAAGAAAATATTACGATTGGCCTCAAAACAATGGGGAAATTAACTGAAGACAAAAAAAAGCATGCCAAGTATTTATTAAATGAAATGGGTTTAGCAGAAACTGCAAAACAATATCCTAGCGAGCTATCAGGTGGTATGCGGCAAAGAGTGGCTTTAGTAAGGATGTTATCTACTCAACCTAAGCTATTATTACTAGATGAGCCATTCTCTGCCTTAGATTATCAAACAAAGCTAAAGCTTGAGGACCTCGTGTTTTCCACGATAAAGGAGCACAAAAAGACAGCAATTTTAGTCACTCACGATATAGGTGAAGCAATAGCAATGAGTGATAGAGTTATTTTAATAGGGCATAGTCCGGGACAAATCAAAAATGTTTTTAAGATTCCAAATCAATTGTCAACAAAGCTACCTTTTGACGTCCGTAATCATTCGTTATATAACGAATGGTTCCAAGAGGTTTGGAAGGAGTTGGAATCTCTTGAGCAAACGTAA
- a CDS encoding ABC transporter permease yields MSKRNEQLHKEYVQRLTREKRYVRMTQLSIFIFFFAFWEIGTRLGWIDPLLFSSPTRVWELFVSRVQDGSLFMHTSVTLFETIAGFLLGTVLGTMMAAILWWSPFLSRVLDPYLVILNSMPKVALGPILIVAFGTGFTSIIAMGALISVVITTLVVYNAFKGVDENYLKVIQSFGATKKQSFFSVIFPASYPTIISTLKVNVGLAWVGVIVGEFLVSKQGLGYMIVYGFQVFNFTLVMLSLIIIAILATIMYQLVELLEKKLIKRHNT; encoded by the coding sequence TTGAGCAAACGTAATGAGCAACTACACAAAGAATACGTACAACGATTAACACGTGAAAAACGATATGTAAGGATGACTCAACTAAGTATTTTCATTTTCTTCTTTGCGTTTTGGGAAATTGGCACAAGGTTAGGATGGATTGATCCACTATTATTTAGTTCTCCCACACGAGTATGGGAGCTATTTGTTTCAAGAGTACAGGACGGAAGTTTATTTATGCATACTTCCGTCACCCTTTTTGAAACGATTGCTGGTTTCTTATTAGGTACAGTGCTTGGAACGATGATGGCCGCAATACTGTGGTGGTCACCATTTCTTTCCAGAGTACTAGACCCGTATTTAGTCATTCTTAATTCTATGCCTAAAGTAGCTTTAGGACCTATCTTGATTGTAGCTTTCGGAACTGGATTCACATCTATTATTGCGATGGGGGCGCTCATCTCTGTCGTCATTACAACATTAGTCGTTTATAACGCCTTTAAAGGTGTAGATGAAAACTATTTGAAAGTAATTCAATCTTTCGGGGCTACTAAAAAACAATCTTTTTTCTCTGTTATTTTCCCCGCTTCATATCCAACAATTATATCCACATTAAAAGTAAATGTTGGTCTTGCATGGGTAGGTGTCATTGTTGGGGAATTTTTAGTATCAAAACAAGGGCTAGGTTATATGATTGTATACGGATTCCAAGTATTTAATTTCACACTAGTGATGCTATCTCTTATTATCATTGCTATTCTCGCAACAATCATGTATCAGCTCGTTGAATTATTGGAGAAAAAACTTATAAAAAGGCATAACACGTAA
- the ytkD gene encoding RNA deprotection pyrophosphohydrolase — protein MNKTFYDYYNNAVTYSTNDHPFSREPKHVWIICQFRGSWLLTLHPSRGLEFPGGKVEPGETAVEAAKREVFEETGGIVSELYYIGQYQVEGKSDTVIKNVYYAIIDELISKNNYFETKGPKLLKSLPDNIRTNNEYSFIMKDDVLPLSLREVRTNFQHLKPIRKEVDSKG, from the coding sequence ATGAATAAGACATTTTACGATTATTATAATAATGCAGTTACCTACTCTACAAATGACCACCCTTTTTCAAGAGAACCGAAGCACGTATGGATCATTTGTCAATTTCGAGGAAGTTGGCTTCTTACATTACACCCGAGTAGAGGATTAGAGTTTCCTGGGGGGAAAGTAGAACCTGGTGAAACAGCCGTTGAGGCAGCAAAGAGAGAGGTATTTGAAGAAACAGGTGGAATCGTTTCTGAATTGTATTATATAGGTCAATATCAAGTAGAAGGTAAAAGTGATACTGTTATTAAAAACGTTTATTACGCCATCATAGATGAGTTAATATCGAAGAATAATTACTTTGAAACGAAAGGGCCGAAGCTGTTAAAAAGCTTACCTGATAATATTCGTACAAACAATGAATATAGTTTTATTATGAAAGATGATGTGCTGCCGTTAAGCTTGCGAGAAGTTCGAACTAATTTTCAACACCTAAAACCAATAAGAAAAGAGGTTGACTCAAAAGGATAA
- the mobA gene encoding molybdenum cofactor guanylyltransferase: MIDNHDATKRNLLPLTGVILAGGRSRRMGKDKALLKVSGKTTIERITNIVTKTCQKTLIISNDIDKYQFLNKKIVKDMYVGKGPLAGIHAGLRAANTEWCFFIANDMPLITRSIVFDLYEISKEYSQCDAIVPRVKGRIHPLCAFYKTSALRKVESCLEKEELKMSNFLSKINVHEVVEKPLYEKGYSEEELDRIFFNMNEPCDYRKVLEVFK, translated from the coding sequence ATGATAGATAATCATGATGCCACGAAGAGAAATCTCCTCCCTTTAACTGGAGTGATTTTAGCAGGCGGCCGTTCGAGACGAATGGGCAAGGATAAAGCATTACTAAAAGTTTCAGGAAAAACAACGATTGAGCGCATTACGAATATCGTAACGAAAACGTGTCAAAAAACGTTAATCATTTCAAATGACATCGATAAATACCAATTTTTAAATAAAAAGATAGTGAAAGATATGTATGTTGGAAAAGGTCCTTTAGCAGGTATTCATGCGGGATTGAGGGCAGCAAATACAGAATGGTGTTTCTTTATTGCTAATGATATGCCCTTAATCACTAGATCTATCGTTTTTGACTTATATGAAATTAGTAAAGAATATTCACAATGCGATGCAATAGTACCACGAGTTAAGGGAAGAATACATCCACTTTGTGCCTTTTATAAAACGAGTGCATTACGTAAAGTAGAGAGCTGCTTAGAAAAAGAGGAATTAAAAATGTCCAACTTTCTCTCTAAAATAAACGTGCATGAAGTGGTTGAAAAACCACTATATGAGAAAGGATATAGTGAGGAAGAACTAGACCGGATTTTTTTTAACATGAATGAACCTTGTGACTACCGCAAAGTTTTAGAAGTCTTTAAATAA